One window of the Methanomassiliicoccaceae archaeon DOK genome contains the following:
- a CDS encoding TIGR00266 family protein gives MKYTITGDNLQFVNVELQPGEEFNSVAGAMAYMSGNMRMESKMEGGLMAGLKRSLSGASLFLLRYAPQGGVGTVGLAGKAPGKVLDIDVGLGSWIVQKTGYLGSEITVNLDMALQKRLGSMMFGGEGLILQRLSGTGRAFIHACGDLNVVDLAPGEQYKVSTANAVAWEDTVSYDISAVGGIKTALFSGEGLFVTTLTGPGKIVIQSMTLGDLAESLIPYLPQQSS, from the coding sequence ATGAAGTACACCATCACAGGAGACAACCTGCAGTTCGTCAACGTCGAGCTGCAGCCGGGCGAGGAGTTCAACTCCGTGGCCGGCGCGATGGCATACATGAGCGGGAACATGAGGATGGAGTCGAAGATGGAGGGCGGCCTCATGGCGGGCCTCAAGCGCTCCCTGTCCGGTGCTTCACTGTTCCTCCTGAGGTACGCCCCTCAGGGCGGAGTGGGCACTGTGGGTCTCGCCGGGAAGGCGCCGGGGAAGGTCCTGGACATCGATGTGGGGCTCGGATCCTGGATCGTCCAGAAGACCGGGTACCTCGGTTCCGAGATCACGGTGAACCTCGACATGGCTCTGCAGAAGAGGCTGGGCTCCATGATGTTCGGAGGGGAGGGACTGATCCTCCAGAGGCTCTCCGGCACCGGACGTGCGTTCATCCACGCCTGCGGGGACCTTAACGTGGTCGACCTGGCGCCGGGTGAGCAGTACAAGGTCTCCACCGCCAACGCCGTGGCATGGGAGGACACGGTTTCCTACGACATCTCCGCAGTCGGAGGGATCAAGACTGCCCTGTTCAGTGGCGAAGGTCTGTTCGTGACCACGCTGACCGGGCCGGGGAAGATCGTCATCCAGTCCATGACCCTCGGGGACCTGGCAGAGTCCCTCATCCCGTATCTGCCGCAGCAGAGCAGCTGA
- the hypC gene encoding HypC/HybG/HupF family hydrogenase formation chaperone translates to MCLAVPGKIVSIEGDMGDVDFGGVTRKANLSMVDANVGDWAVVHAGFAIQIMDEEDAQETLRLWNEVLDSDVVTYN, encoded by the coding sequence ATGTGTCTAGCAGTTCCCGGAAAGATTGTCAGCATCGAGGGCGACATGGGCGATGTGGACTTCGGCGGGGTCACCAGGAAGGCGAACCTCTCCATGGTCGACGCCAACGTCGGCGACTGGGCCGTCGTCCACGCGGGATTCGCGATCCAGATCATGGACGAGGAGGACGCCCAGGAGACCCTCAGGCTCTGGAACGAGGTCCTCGACAGCGACGTCGTCACATATAACTGA
- a CDS encoding AsnC family transcriptional regulator, with amino-acid sequence MSLSDYDELDKRIIELLCRSSQGSYRQLAKQLDVHPTTLIQRVKNLEAKGVIQGYRASVDYMRLGFEYMGLVSIYADNVTTVQDEIIKIPQVISVFDVTGESDCVAWIACLDRDEFSDVVKEINKIPDVHKTNTSVILNIKKDPFSYIPPILGER; translated from the coding sequence ATGTCGCTCTCCGACTACGACGAACTGGACAAACGTATAATCGAACTTCTTTGCAGGTCCAGTCAGGGCTCCTACAGGCAGCTCGCGAAGCAGTTGGACGTCCACCCCACCACACTCATCCAGAGGGTGAAGAACCTGGAGGCCAAGGGCGTCATCCAGGGGTACCGTGCCAGTGTGGACTACATGAGGCTGGGCTTCGAGTACATGGGCCTGGTCAGCATCTACGCGGACAACGTGACGACGGTACAGGACGAGATCATAAAGATCCCGCAGGTCATCTCGGTTTTCGACGTGACCGGGGAAAGCGACTGCGTGGCGTGGATCGCCTGCCTCGACAGGGACGAGTTCTCCGACGTCGTGAAGGAGATCAACAAGATACCCGATGTCCACAAGACCAACACGTCGGTGATCCTGAACATCAAGAAGGATCCGTTCTCCTACATCCCGCCGATCCTCGGCGAGAGATGA
- a CDS encoding type 2 isopentenyl-diphosphate Delta-isomerase, which produces MTQIRERKADHIDICVNERTAPGYCYWDDVRFVHNALPEIDADDIDTTCWLFGKKLEFPLIVTAITGGFKGAEKINSNIAEACAELGIGMGVGSERAGVTGTCPESYSVIKEFDVPLVIGNVGAPQLVPQKSKDLFSAEMVGQAKDLIDADVVAIHLNYLQEVVQPEGDTNAKGVRDAIRSLAREYPIMVKETGAGISRDVADRLKGIGILGMDIAGMGGTSFSAVELYRAMKVEDDVRTSMGETFFDWGIPSPVSLHECRGCGLPLIASGGILDGIHVAASVAMGATCAGVANAVLREATESAQAVIDKLTIIKEELRAAMLLTGSADLAALSKARHVVLGETRQWIDAL; this is translated from the coding sequence ATGACACAGATCAGAGAGAGGAAGGCGGACCACATCGACATCTGCGTGAACGAAAGGACCGCCCCCGGATACTGCTACTGGGACGACGTGAGGTTCGTCCACAACGCGCTCCCCGAGATAGACGCCGACGACATCGACACCACGTGCTGGCTGTTCGGCAAGAAGCTGGAGTTCCCGCTCATCGTGACCGCCATCACCGGCGGGTTCAAGGGCGCCGAGAAGATCAACTCGAACATCGCGGAGGCCTGCGCAGAACTCGGCATCGGCATGGGTGTCGGGAGCGAGAGGGCGGGGGTCACGGGCACCTGCCCCGAGAGCTACTCCGTCATCAAGGAGTTCGACGTCCCCCTGGTCATAGGCAACGTGGGGGCGCCGCAGCTGGTCCCGCAGAAGAGCAAGGACCTGTTCAGCGCCGAGATGGTCGGACAGGCCAAGGACCTCATCGACGCCGATGTGGTCGCCATACACCTGAACTACCTCCAGGAGGTCGTGCAGCCCGAAGGCGACACCAACGCCAAAGGCGTCCGCGATGCCATAAGGTCCCTGGCCAGGGAGTACCCCATAATGGTCAAGGAGACCGGCGCCGGGATCTCCCGCGACGTCGCCGACAGGCTGAAGGGCATAGGGATCCTGGGGATGGACATCGCGGGGATGGGCGGGACGAGCTTCTCGGCCGTGGAGCTGTACAGGGCCATGAAGGTCGAGGACGACGTCAGGACCAGCATGGGCGAGACGTTCTTCGATTGGGGGATCCCCTCCCCGGTCTCGCTGCACGAGTGCCGCGGCTGCGGACTCCCGCTGATCGCATCCGGCGGGATCCTCGACGGCATTCATGTGGCGGCATCCGTCGCGATGGGCGCAACCTGCGCCGGCGTCGCGAACGCCGTGCTCAGGGAGGCCACCGAGTCCGCCCAGGCGGTCATCGACAAACTCACGATTATCAAGGAGGAGCTGAGGGCGGCGATGCTCCTCACCGGGTCCGCGGACCTGGCAGCCCTCTCCAAGGCAAGACACGTGGTCCTAGGTGAGACCAGACAATGGATTGATGCACTATGA
- the rdgB gene encoding RdgB/HAM1 family non-canonical purine NTP pyrophosphatase: MKLKVITSNPGKVAEYQKELSGYGIEMEHVRLPYDEVQTSDLEEVVNKGMDAIIAKGVRDFIIDDSGLFVDALKGFPGVWSAYAQKTIGNPGILRLMEGVADRGAEFRCCIGCDVNGERIVVTGRCRGVITESEQGDGGFGFDPVFSHDGVRTFAEIPMDEKNSVSHRGNAVRLLIDALKSKGLI; the protein is encoded by the coding sequence ATGAAGCTGAAGGTCATCACATCGAATCCGGGCAAGGTCGCGGAGTACCAGAAGGAGCTCTCCGGTTACGGGATCGAGATGGAGCATGTCAGGCTCCCCTACGACGAGGTCCAGACGTCGGACCTGGAGGAGGTCGTGAACAAGGGCATGGACGCGATCATCGCCAAGGGCGTCAGAGACTTCATCATCGACGACTCCGGGCTGTTCGTGGACGCCCTGAAGGGATTCCCCGGCGTATGGTCCGCCTACGCCCAGAAGACGATCGGGAACCCCGGGATCCTGAGGCTCATGGAGGGCGTCGCGGACAGGGGCGCCGAGTTCAGGTGCTGCATCGGATGCGACGTGAACGGCGAGAGGATCGTCGTCACCGGCAGATGCAGAGGCGTCATCACCGAGAGCGAGCAGGGCGACGGAGGGTTCGGATTCGACCCCGTGTTCTCCCATGACGGCGTGAGGACGTTCGCCGAGATACCCATGGACGAGAAGAACTCGGTCTCGCACAGGGGGAACGCGGTGAGACTCCTCATCGATGCACTGAAGTCGAAGGGCCTGATCTGA
- the aspS gene encoding aspartate--tRNA ligase: MRRTNTCGELRSSDLGKEVCLQGWVRFSRDHGGVAFIDLADRYGITQVVFDPEDLPQGADAAKLDAVMKTFTRESCVQINGIVRKRVEGTEDARNPTGEIEVLITDAELLNRSALPPFELGDQKEGVLPDEDIRMKYRYLDLRRTEMIQSMVFRSKLVHLARQYLEQNGFLEIETPMLGRSTPEGARDYIVPSRVHPGTFYALPQSPQLFKQMLMVASMDRYYQVARCFRDEDSRKDRQPEFTQLDMEMSFVDMKDIQDMIEGMMSYIWKGLYNEELKIPFPHIAYRDAMERFGSDKPDMRYGLEYVKLTDVVRDAPYKIFQNVIAEGGIVAGMNLKKDIAGDKIGRNDRDRYIHYAKKVGLGGLTWMWVENGKLESNITKYFTPEILENIKTTMNAEEGDVLFLIAGPWKATYEGGGFVRKKIAEDLGLIPENQFQFFWMDECPMFEIDPVSGKYDAFHHPFVLPQNDLDDEYVGGACFDLCLNGNELGSGSLRIHNADLQKAVFHKLGLDDERIEENFGFFVEALSYGAPPHGGIAIGVDRLCAILLNKDTIREVIAFPKNKRAVSLLDGSPEKVDDSKLEELQIISLAGDIDFSDVEDLSEE, encoded by the coding sequence ATGAGAAGAACAAACACCTGCGGTGAGCTGAGGTCCTCCGACCTCGGGAAGGAGGTATGCCTCCAGGGTTGGGTCAGATTTTCCAGGGACCACGGCGGAGTCGCGTTCATCGACCTCGCGGACAGATACGGCATTACACAGGTCGTCTTCGACCCAGAGGACCTCCCCCAGGGGGCCGACGCCGCGAAGCTGGATGCGGTCATGAAGACGTTCACCCGCGAGTCCTGCGTGCAGATCAACGGAATCGTCAGGAAGAGGGTCGAGGGCACCGAGGACGCCAGGAACCCCACCGGCGAGATCGAGGTCCTCATCACGGACGCCGAGCTCCTGAACAGGTCCGCTCTGCCTCCGTTCGAGCTCGGAGACCAGAAGGAGGGCGTCCTCCCCGACGAGGACATCAGGATGAAATACAGGTACCTGGACCTCAGGAGGACCGAGATGATCCAGTCCATGGTCTTCAGGAGCAAGCTCGTCCACCTCGCCAGGCAGTATCTGGAGCAGAACGGGTTCCTCGAGATCGAGACGCCCATGCTCGGAAGGTCCACACCCGAGGGAGCCAGGGACTACATCGTTCCGTCCAGGGTCCACCCCGGTACGTTCTACGCCCTGCCCCAGTCCCCTCAGCTGTTCAAGCAGATGCTCATGGTCGCCAGCATGGACCGCTACTACCAGGTGGCCAGGTGCTTCCGCGACGAGGACTCAAGGAAGGACAGGCAGCCCGAGTTCACCCAGCTGGACATGGAGATGTCGTTCGTGGACATGAAGGACATCCAGGACATGATCGAGGGCATGATGTCCTACATCTGGAAGGGCCTCTACAACGAGGAGCTGAAGATCCCGTTCCCCCACATCGCCTACCGCGACGCCATGGAGAGGTTCGGATCCGACAAGCCCGACATGAGGTACGGTCTCGAGTACGTCAAGCTGACCGACGTCGTGAGGGATGCTCCCTACAAGATCTTCCAGAACGTCATCGCCGAGGGAGGCATCGTCGCCGGAATGAACCTGAAGAAGGACATCGCCGGGGACAAGATCGGAAGGAACGACAGGGACAGGTACATCCACTACGCCAAGAAGGTCGGTCTCGGAGGACTTACATGGATGTGGGTCGAGAACGGCAAGCTCGAGTCCAACATCACGAAGTACTTCACACCCGAGATCCTCGAGAACATCAAGACCACCATGAACGCCGAGGAGGGCGACGTGCTGTTCCTCATCGCCGGACCCTGGAAGGCCACCTACGAGGGCGGAGGTTTCGTCAGGAAGAAGATCGCCGAGGACCTCGGACTGATCCCCGAGAACCAGTTCCAGTTCTTCTGGATGGACGAGTGCCCCATGTTCGAGATCGACCCCGTCTCCGGTAAGTACGACGCGTTCCACCACCCGTTCGTCCTGCCCCAGAACGACCTCGATGACGAGTATGTCGGAGGAGCATGCTTCGACCTGTGCCTGAACGGCAACGAGCTGGGTTCGGGATCCCTTCGTATCCACAACGCCGACCTCCAGAAGGCGGTGTTCCACAAGCTCGGTCTGGACGACGAGAGGATCGAGGAGAACTTCGGATTCTTCGTGGAGGCCCTCAGCTACGGTGCTCCTCCGCACGGTGGAATCGCCATCGGAGTCGACAGGCTCTGCGCCATCCTCCTGAACAAGGACACCATCAGGGAGGTCATCGCATTCCCCAAGAACAAGAGGGCCGTGTCCCTGCTGGACGGCTCCCCTGAGAAGGTCGACGACTCCAAGCTCGAGGAGCTCCAGATCATCTCCCTGGCGGGCGACATCGACTTCAGCGATGTCGAGGACCTGTCAGAGGAGTGA
- a CDS encoding Nascent polypeptide-associated complex protein has protein sequence MPGMRMNDRQMKQAMKKMGIKQSSIDNVTEVIIRTNEKEIVIRNAEVICVEMGGSKSYQVSGIEEERMLGSAPEGEAKVSFPQEDVELVMSQTGCDAQKAVAALEAVDGQPAEAIIKIMSE, from the coding sequence ATGCCTGGAATGAGGATGAACGACCGTCAGATGAAACAGGCCATGAAGAAGATGGGCATCAAACAGAGCTCCATCGACAACGTGACCGAGGTCATCATCAGGACGAACGAGAAGGAGATCGTCATCAGGAACGCCGAGGTGATCTGCGTCGAGATGGGAGGCTCCAAGAGCTACCAGGTCTCGGGAATCGAAGAGGAGCGCATGCTCGGATCGGCACCCGAGGGGGAGGCCAAGGTCTCGTTCCCCCAGGAGGACGTCGAGCTCGTCATGTCCCAGACCGGATGCGACGCTCAGAAGGCTGTGGCGGCCCTGGAGGCCGTGGACGGACAGCCCGCAGAGGCGATCATCAAGATAATGTCGGAGTGA
- a CDS encoding polyprenyl synthetase family protein, which translates to MDAKEYLKKMSAELDGPIKSYIGDEEPKKLMDASKQYPYAGGKRMRPAMAVACCGAVGGDKSKAVPLAVAVEYIHNFTLIHDDLMDGDEVRRGMPTIHVGYGAPTAILAGDALFAKAFQIICDLDVPAERMRDALRYISQAVWDLARGQQMDVNNEGQLVTEEVYLETIRLKTSVLFAAAAAGGAIVGGADEKTVRAINEYAIELGLGFQMFDDYLGVAGDPAKTGKSVGNDIRKGKCTCMVIHALNNIKDPEELEEFKSVLGNLEATDEQCVRAKDIMERAGSIEYGLNLARQKVDIAKSKIAFLPDTEEKEFMLALADYSINREV; encoded by the coding sequence ATAGACGCCAAAGAGTACCTGAAGAAGATGTCCGCCGAACTCGACGGACCGATCAAGAGCTACATCGGAGACGAGGAGCCCAAGAAGCTCATGGACGCCTCCAAGCAGTACCCGTACGCCGGAGGGAAGAGGATGCGCCCGGCGATGGCCGTCGCGTGCTGCGGCGCCGTCGGAGGCGACAAAAGCAAAGCGGTCCCCCTCGCGGTCGCCGTGGAGTACATCCACAACTTCACCCTGATACACGACGACCTCATGGACGGTGACGAGGTCCGCAGGGGCATGCCCACAATCCACGTCGGATACGGCGCCCCCACAGCCATCCTGGCCGGAGACGCCCTGTTCGCCAAGGCGTTCCAGATCATCTGCGACCTCGATGTCCCCGCCGAGAGGATGAGGGACGCCCTGAGGTACATCAGCCAGGCGGTCTGGGACCTCGCCCGCGGACAGCAGATGGACGTCAACAACGAGGGGCAGCTGGTCACGGAGGAGGTCTACCTCGAGACCATCAGGCTGAAGACCAGCGTCCTCTTCGCGGCCGCGGCGGCCGGAGGCGCGATCGTCGGAGGCGCAGACGAGAAGACCGTCAGGGCAATCAACGAGTACGCCATCGAGCTTGGGCTCGGGTTCCAGATGTTCGACGACTACCTCGGAGTCGCCGGTGACCCCGCCAAGACCGGGAAGTCCGTGGGCAACGACATCCGCAAGGGCAAGTGCACATGCATGGTCATCCACGCCCTGAACAACATCAAGGACCCCGAGGAGCTCGAGGAGTTCAAGTCCGTCCTCGGAAACCTTGAGGCGACAGACGAGCAGTGCGTCCGCGCCAAGGACATCATGGAGAGGGCCGGGTCCATCGAGTACGGCCTCAACCTCGCCAGGCAGAAGGTGGACATCGCGAAGTCCAAGATCGCCTTCCTCCCCGACACCGAGGAGAAGGAGTTCATGCTCGCGCTGGCAGACTACTCCATAAACAGAGAGGTCTGA
- a CDS encoding DUF2188 domain-containing protein has translation MDEQAVKQKNGAYFVSPHPDGGWQVKKANAQKALKKFKTKAEAEAYAKQVAANQGTTVVRQKKDGKIQKKK, from the coding sequence ATGGACGAGCAGGCGGTGAAGCAGAAGAACGGAGCATACTTCGTGTCGCCGCATCCGGACGGGGGCTGGCAGGTGAAGAAGGCCAACGCCCAGAAGGCCCTCAAGAAGTTCAAGACCAAGGCTGAGGCGGAGGCCTACGCCAAGCAGGTCGCGGCCAACCAGGGGACAACCGTGGTCAGGCAGAAGAAGGATGGGAAGATCCAGAAGAAGAAGTGA
- a CDS encoding SAM-dependent methyltransferase translates to MSGFVSGCVICGAPLEYHEKRRSMECSVCGGSFMSNTECVNGHFVCDSCHSDGLSMIPEVCLASESRDPVELVTRLMRLPGMHMHGPEHHVAVGSALLTTYRNCGGDIDLESALEEMAGRGRQLPGGVCGLWGNCGAAVSCGMAYSIITGSTPLSGESWGRCNIMTSRCLEAIGSLGGPRCCKRDSYAALIAASAYIGETLGVDIPVGDPVCGFSSMNPQCKGDECPFHAN, encoded by the coding sequence ATGTCGGGGTTCGTTTCCGGTTGTGTGATATGCGGTGCTCCCCTGGAGTATCATGAGAAGCGCAGGAGCATGGAATGCTCCGTCTGCGGAGGGAGTTTCATGAGTAACACGGAGTGCGTGAACGGCCATTTCGTATGCGACTCCTGCCACTCCGACGGGCTGTCCATGATCCCCGAGGTCTGCCTTGCATCCGAGTCGAGGGACCCGGTTGAGCTGGTGACCCGTCTGATGCGTCTTCCCGGGATGCACATGCACGGTCCGGAGCACCATGTGGCTGTCGGCTCCGCACTTCTCACAACGTACCGCAACTGCGGAGGGGACATCGACCTGGAGTCCGCTCTCGAAGAGATGGCAGGGCGCGGGAGGCAGCTGCCGGGAGGAGTCTGCGGTCTGTGGGGCAACTGCGGCGCCGCGGTGAGCTGCGGGATGGCGTACAGCATAATCACCGGTTCCACCCCGCTGTCGGGAGAGTCGTGGGGAAGATGCAACATCATGACGTCCAGGTGCCTGGAGGCCATCGGATCCCTGGGAGGTCCGAGGTGCTGCAAGAGGGATTCGTATGCGGCACTCATCGCGGCATCCGCCTACATCGGGGAGACACTCGGTGTGGACATCCCCGTGGGGGACCCGGTCTGCGGCTTCTCTTCCATGAATCCCCAGTGCAAGGGTGACGAATGCCCGTTCCACGCGAACTGA
- a CDS encoding kinase, producing MILIKLGGSVITDKSQFKKFDREQASRLCGEIAESGKDVIVVHGAGSFGHVLAKKYSIQNGLVDEGQIPAAAQVHHDAMELGLLMTQTLIDSGIPAASVAPGSCFVMDDGRIVPDNLEAIRALQDMGIMPVTFGDVVMDRSKGFGIVSGDQMMEVMADLYKPERVVFVSDIDGLYTANPKTDPDAELIPEFDAGTLDRISSESDVDDVTGGVRNKMEAMLRMCDGDRDCVLVNGTVPGRLLSLLRGEKVTCTVARM from the coding sequence ATGATACTGATCAAACTTGGCGGGAGCGTCATCACCGACAAGTCCCAGTTCAAGAAGTTCGACCGCGAGCAGGCGTCCAGGCTGTGCGGCGAGATCGCCGAGTCGGGCAAGGACGTCATCGTCGTCCACGGTGCCGGGTCCTTCGGCCATGTCCTGGCTAAGAAGTACTCCATACAGAACGGCCTGGTCGACGAGGGGCAGATACCCGCCGCAGCCCAGGTTCACCACGACGCCATGGAGCTGGGCCTCCTGATGACCCAGACGCTCATCGACAGCGGCATCCCCGCGGCATCCGTCGCACCCGGGAGCTGCTTCGTCATGGACGACGGCAGGATCGTACCCGACAACCTGGAGGCCATCAGAGCCCTTCAGGACATGGGCATCATGCCGGTGACGTTCGGCGATGTGGTCATGGACCGCTCGAAGGGGTTCGGCATAGTCTCCGGCGACCAGATGATGGAGGTCATGGCCGACCTGTACAAGCCGGAACGCGTCGTGTTCGTCTCGGACATAGACGGACTCTACACCGCCAACCCCAAGACGGACCCTGACGCGGAGCTCATCCCCGAGTTCGACGCCGGGACACTAGACCGCATCTCCTCCGAGTCCGACGTCGACGACGTCACCGGCGGAGTGCGCAACAAGATGGAGGCAATGCTCCGCATGTGCGACGGGGACAGGGACTGCGTCCTCGTCAACGGCACCGTCCCCGGAAGGCTTCTCTCCCTGCTCAGGGGCGAGAAGGTCACCTGCACGGTCGCCAGGATGTGA
- a CDS encoding alanyl-tRNA editing protein, whose amino-acid sequence MTDEIFRHDGYVFEFEANVVSVNGDEVILDSTAFYPGGGGQVCDTGAIRGIPVTGAFYNKNGDIVHRAPGNDLQPGERVWCSVDWDRRYGLMQGHTGEHLLFCSLKRQCPDLTITKIMISPESKYVIVNHDLTWEQIRDAQRFANQAIVDNLAVTKSIMDRDDPDLEKVRIKLDRIPEDEEISVVAIGDIDLSACSGVHVMETSELEMLIVDRKVSAGKDGIAIHFKVGQEAKDAAADLANIALEIVDGIGCKTEDSVRAVANMRHDLDLEGRLLRRAAKELAASIVPEDVCGTKVLCAVLPGTDRAVLTDAAESVKSDGGVALIVGVTDTLAVIMASGNPAVDCRKLLPEVLRQFNGRGGGKPDFAQGGVTDPALADEVLKAMRSAVEKSLSSSS is encoded by the coding sequence ATGACGGACGAGATATTCAGACACGACGGATATGTCTTCGAGTTCGAGGCCAACGTCGTCTCCGTTAACGGGGACGAGGTCATCCTGGACAGCACTGCGTTCTACCCCGGGGGAGGGGGGCAGGTCTGCGACACCGGAGCCATTCGCGGAATACCCGTCACGGGGGCATTCTACAACAAGAACGGGGACATCGTCCACAGAGCGCCCGGGAACGACCTGCAGCCCGGCGAGAGGGTGTGGTGTAGCGTCGACTGGGACAGGCGCTACGGCCTGATGCAGGGGCACACGGGGGAGCACCTCCTGTTCTGCTCCCTGAAGAGGCAGTGCCCTGACCTGACCATAACGAAGATCATGATCTCCCCCGAGAGCAAGTACGTCATCGTGAACCACGACCTGACCTGGGAGCAGATAAGGGACGCCCAGAGGTTCGCCAACCAGGCCATCGTCGACAACCTCGCCGTGACCAAGAGCATCATGGACAGGGACGACCCGGACCTGGAGAAGGTCAGGATCAAACTCGACAGGATTCCCGAGGATGAGGAGATCTCCGTCGTCGCTATCGGCGACATAGACCTGTCCGCTTGCAGCGGGGTGCACGTGATGGAGACCTCCGAGCTGGAGATGCTCATCGTCGACAGGAAGGTCTCCGCCGGCAAGGACGGCATCGCGATCCACTTCAAGGTCGGACAGGAGGCCAAGGACGCCGCCGCGGACCTGGCCAACATCGCACTGGAGATCGTCGACGGAATCGGATGCAAGACGGAGGACTCTGTCAGGGCTGTGGCCAACATGAGGCACGACCTGGACCTGGAGGGGAGGCTGCTGCGCAGGGCCGCCAAGGAGCTCGCGGCGTCCATCGTGCCGGAGGACGTCTGCGGCACGAAGGTGCTCTGCGCCGTGCTCCCGGGCACCGACCGCGCGGTCCTGACCGACGCCGCGGAATCGGTCAAATCCGATGGAGGCGTGGCGCTCATCGTGGGCGTCACCGACACCTTGGCGGTCATCATGGCCTCCGGAAACCCCGCGGTAGACTGCAGGAAGCTGCTCCCGGAGGTGCTCAGGCAGTTCAACGGAAGGGGAGGAGGCAAGCCAGACTTCGCACAGGGAGGGGTGACCGACCCGGCTCTGGCAGACGAGGTCCTAAAGGCCATGAGGTCCGCGGTGGAGAAATCGCTTTCTTCAAGTAGTTAA
- a CDS encoding Kae1-associated serine/threonine protein kinase — protein sequence MSHDGSECAQGAEAVITETEYLGRDAVVKYRPPKTYRLPELDAHIRSSRTRNEARIMHEARDAGVRTPCVYDIDLKQCSITMERIRGEMVKDHLDTHPEDAERVCRMVGECIAKLHTAHICHGDLTTSNMILTDDGHICLIDLSMGCTRAETEDIGVDLRLLERAFTSAHIDLMPAYDAMMETYYSIVPEPKAIMRKVEDIKNRGRYT from the coding sequence ATGTCCCATGACGGTTCCGAATGCGCGCAGGGCGCCGAAGCGGTGATCACCGAGACCGAGTACCTCGGTCGCGACGCCGTCGTCAAGTACAGGCCCCCGAAGACCTACAGGCTCCCAGAGCTGGACGCCCACATCAGATCTTCCCGCACAAGGAACGAGGCACGCATCATGCACGAGGCGAGGGACGCCGGCGTCAGGACCCCCTGCGTCTACGACATAGACCTGAAGCAGTGCTCCATCACCATGGAGCGCATCCGCGGGGAGATGGTCAAGGACCACCTGGACACGCACCCGGAGGATGCCGAGAGGGTCTGCAGGATGGTGGGTGAGTGCATCGCGAAGCTCCACACCGCCCACATATGCCACGGGGACCTGACGACGTCCAACATGATCCTGACAGATGACGGGCACATCTGCCTCATCGACCTGTCCATGGGCTGCACCAGGGCGGAGACGGAGGACATCGGCGTGGACCTGAGGCTCCTCGAGAGGGCCTTCACATCCGCACATATCGACCTTATGCCGGCCTACGACGCCATGATGGAGACATACTACTCGATCGTCCCAGAGCCCAAGGCGATCATGAGGAAGGTCGAGGACATCAAGAACAGGGGGAGATACACATGA
- the radB gene encoding DNA repair and recombination protein RadB has translation MDRIPLGCSQFDRLLGGGIETGSVTLLYGEAGAGKTNVCLQIARNIASKGEKVAYIDTEGLSSDRLSQVFVGQEENIKNLLIFQVHSFEEQSDRIDKIEKLAAAGSISLVVIDSLTMFYRLNHDDSRTRNEFIRQTEVLLNTARQHEIAILVTSQVYSNLNTGGVEFLGGHALHHNAKTIIRLDKRFDGRREAVIMKHRSLPEGRKAQYRITETGIEDV, from the coding sequence GTGGACAGGATACCGCTGGGTTGCTCCCAGTTCGACCGTCTTCTGGGCGGCGGGATAGAGACCGGCAGCGTTACGCTGCTTTACGGGGAGGCAGGTGCAGGGAAGACCAACGTCTGTCTCCAGATCGCCCGCAACATAGCGTCCAAGGGTGAGAAGGTCGCGTACATAGACACCGAGGGCCTATCATCCGACAGGCTGAGCCAGGTGTTCGTAGGCCAGGAGGAGAACATCAAGAACCTCCTGATTTTCCAGGTCCACAGCTTCGAGGAGCAGTCCGACCGCATAGACAAGATCGAGAAGCTCGCCGCGGCCGGATCGATATCGCTCGTGGTGATCGACTCTCTCACGATGTTCTACCGTCTCAATCACGATGATTCCCGCACGAGGAACGAGTTCATCAGGCAGACGGAGGTCCTTCTCAACACCGCGCGCCAGCACGAGATCGCGATACTGGTGACGTCGCAGGTGTACTCGAACCTGAACACAGGCGGCGTCGAGTTCCTCGGAGGACACGCCCTGCATCACAACGCCAAGACGATCATCAGGTTGGACAAGCGTTTCGACGGCAGGCGCGAGGCGGTCATAATGAAGCACAGGAGCCTTCCGGAGGGAAGGAAGGCCCAGTACAGGATCACCGAGACGGGCATAGAGGATGTCTGA